The DNA region GGGGTGGCGCACTCAAACCCCTGAGAATCGGCGGGCGCAATATCATCATCCGCTACAATACGCTGCTCAAGCAATTGGCCGAGCAGATGCCCTTTGATCCGGATGTGCCCTGGTCGGATCTGCCGACCACGGTCCGGCAGTCGATTCTCCATGGAACGGGTGACCGTCTTTTCAGCATTCGTCTGAAACGTGGTCGCAAGGCGGAACCCGAAACCATGCGCTTCGACGGGGTGGTCGCGATACTCGAAAAGGCCCGCTCGGAGACCCGGAGCGAAGGCTATCGGGCCCGGTTGTCCACTTTCCAGATGGCGGGCGATTGTCCCACCTGCCATGGAGGACGGCTCAATCCCCGGAGCACGGCGGTTCTGCTGGGTGGACGGTCGATCGCGGAGTTCTTTGCCATGGATATCGGAGAGGCGGGGCGGTTTCTTCAAGACCATGCCGAAACGGCCGGCGAGGCCGCCGCCCGGGAGGAGGTCCTCCAAGGGATTTCCCAGCGTATCCATTTTCTTAAGCAGGTGGGTCTCGATTACCTGACGCTTGATCGGGAATACGCCACCCTGAGCGGTGGGGAGTCCCAGCGGGTGCGCCTGGCCACGCAGTTGGGGATGGGGCTGATCGGGGTGATCTACGTTCTCGACGAACCGAGCATCGGCCTGCACCCCCACGACAATGAGAACCTTCTGCGGACCCTCCTGGCGCTGCGGGATCGGGGCAACACGGTCATTGTCGTCGAACACGACGAGGAGACCATCCAGGCTGCCGATCAATTGATTGAGCTGGGTCCGGGCGCGGGTACGTCGGGTGGCGCCCTCCTGTTTCAGGGCACGCCGGAGGAATGTGCCGCCCTTCCGCCCGAGGCGTCCCGGACGGGACCCTACCTGAGTGGTGCGCGTCGGGTGGAAACGGATGCGAAGCGCCTCGAGCCCGGCGGTCAGTGGCTTACGGTCAAGGGGGCCGCCCAGCACAACCTGCGCGGGATCGACGTCAAGTTTCCGGTCGGCCTGTTGACCGTGGTCAGCGGGGTTTCCGGTTCGGGCAAGAGCACGCTCGTCAATGACATCCTGGCGGCCGCGGCGGCACGGAAGCTCAACCGGGCCAGGACCATCCCGGGTGTGCATGCCGGAATTGACGGGCTGGATCAGTATGAGAAGACGGTGCAGGTCGACCAGGAACCGATCGGCCGGTCCCCGAGATCAAATCCCGCGACCTACGTGAAGCTCTTTGATCCCCTGCGGGCGCTCTATGCCCAATGTCCGCTGGCGAAAGTGCGTGGCTACAAGCCGAGCCGCTTCAGTTTTAATGTGCGTGGCGGACGCTGCGAGCGCTGCCAGGGCGACGGGGTCATCCGCCTCGACATGATGTTCATGAGCGATGCGTATAC from Opitutaceae bacterium includes:
- the uvrA gene encoding excinuclease ABC subunit UvrA, with the translated sequence MNNQPGDIHVKGARVHNLRNLELRIPRGKLVVITGVSGSGKSSLAFDTIYAEGYRKYMESLSTQARQALEQLKRPDVDFIHGLSPVLAIEQRTAGANPRSTIGTVTEIADYARLLWALEGEMHCPKDGGIVLQQTLDSAVERLLEEPEGTRAVLLAPWMRARPSVLRDEIGGLQQRGFQRIRIDGVIRKLDESKLIPSGTAELQVDLVIDRLVLAADQRSRIADSLELAFREGSDRAAVLIQRGPDEWEEVALSRNLACSICGDVFEPLSPRQFSFNTSEGACPTCGGLGRQRQFAEELMVPDPSKTVRGGALKPLRIGGRNIIIRYNTLLKQLAEQMPFDPDVPWSDLPTTVRQSILHGTGDRLFSIRLKRGRKAEPETMRFDGVVAILEKARSETRSEGYRARLSTFQMAGDCPTCHGGRLNPRSTAVLLGGRSIAEFFAMDIGEAGRFLQDHAETAGEAAAREEVLQGISQRIHFLKQVGLDYLTLDREYATLSGGESQRVRLATQLGMGLIGVIYVLDEPSIGLHPHDNENLLRTLLALRDRGNTVIVVEHDEETIQAADQLIELGPGAGTSGGALLFQGTPEECAALPPEASRTGPYLSGARRVETDAKRLEPGGQWLTVKGAAQHNLRGIDVKFPVGLLTVVSGVSGSGKSTLVNDILAAAAARKLNRARTIPGVHAGIDGLDQYEKTVQVDQEPIGRSPRSNPATYVKLFDPLRALYAQCPLAKVRGYKPSRFSFNVRGGRCERCQGDGVIRLDMMFMSDAYTECPSCHGRRYNRETLEVRFAGRTIADVLDMTVSDARTLFRNIPKLVEKLDTLEA